CGAGCTTGTCGGCCCAGCCGGCGTAGTAGAAGAAGTGCGCCGCGACCAGGGGGAGGTCCGCGTCGCGGGTCTCCTTGATCGGCTTGCCGTTGTCGAGCGTTTCGAGGACGGCGAGCTCGCGGGAGCGCTCCTGGATGATCCGCGCGATGCGGAACAGGTACTTGGCGCGCTCCGAGCCGGGCAGCGCCGACCACTTCTCGAAGGCCTTGCGGGCGGCCTGCACCGCGCGGTCGACGTCCGCCTCACCGGCCTGGGCGATCTCGGAGAGGACCTCCTCGGTGCTCGGCGAGACCGTCTTGAAGACCTTGCCGTCGGCCGCCTCCACGAACTCGCCGTCGATGAACAGGCCGTACGAGGGCGCGATGTCGACGATCGAGCGCGACTCGGGGGCCGGGGCGTATTCGAATACCGATGACACGTTTTCCCTGTTCATGGGGCTCAGTCCACCGTCACGTAGTCGGGGCCGGAGTAGCGGCCAGTGGCCAGCTTCTGGCGCTGCATCAGCAGGTCGTTCAGCAGCGAGGAGGCGCCGAAGCGGAACCAGTGGTTGTCCAGCCAGTCCCCGCCGGCGGTCTCGTTGACCAGGACGAGGAACTTGATGGCGTCCTTGGAGGTGCGGATGCCGCCGGCCGGCTTCACGCCGACCTGGATGCCGGTCTGTGCTCGGAAGTCACGTACCGCCTCCAGCATGAGGAGCGTGTTCGCCGGGGTCGCGTTGACGGCGACCTTTCCGGTGGACGTCTTGATGAAGTCCGCGCCGGCCAGCATCCCGAGCCAGCTCGCGCGGCGGATGTTGTCGTACGTCGACAGCTCGCCCGTCTCGAAGATGACCTTCAGCCGCGCGGACGTGCCGCAGGCCTCCTTCACGGCGATGATCTCGTCGTACACCTTCAAGTATCGGCCCGCGAGGAACGCCCCGCGGTCGATGACCATGTCGATCTCGTCGGCGCCCGCGGTGACGGCCTCGCGGACGTCGGCCAGCTTGACGGTGAGCGGGGCGCGGCCGGCCGGGAACGCCGTGGCGACGGAGGCGACCTTCACGCCGGAGCCGGCGACGGCCTCCTTGGCCACGGCCACCATGTCGGGGTAGACGCAGACCGCGGCCGTCGTGGGCGTCGTACGGTCGGTCGGGTCTGGCCGGACCGCTTTCGCGCCGAGCGCCCGGACCTTGCCCGGGGTGTCCGCGCCTTCCAGCGTCGTCAGGTCGACCATCGAGATGGCGAGGTCGATGGCGTACGCCTTCGCGGTCGTCTTGATCGAACGGGTACCGAGGGAGGCCGCACGCCCCTCCAGACCGACCGCGTCGACGCCGGGGAGCCCGTGGAGGAAGCGGCGCAGCGCGCTGTCGGACGCGGTGACGTCCTTGAGGGGGTGAGCTGCGGTGAGTGCAGAACTGGGCATGGTCACCAGACGAGCATATCTACGCGCGTAGCGGCTGTACAGCCCCCGGGTTTGCCCGGGTGGGGTTGGGGTGGTCGACATACGGTCCGGCAGAATCGAGGCATGACGAGCCCCGAGTCCCAGTCGCCCGCGCCGCAGCCTCCGGAGCCCGAGTCCAAGGACCGGGTGTACCGGTCGGTTCCGGCCATCGCCGGCGGCGTGCTGCTGCTCGCCATCGCCGGGTGGCTCGGCATCGACGCGGTGATCTCGGGCGAGGGGCGCACCCCGTGGATGGCGCTCGCCGTGCTGATCCTCATCGTGCCGCTGGTCGTCGCCTTCACGCTGCGGCCCGCGGTGTACGCGGGCGACGACCGGCTGCGCATCCGCAACCCGTTCCGGGTCATCGTGCTGCCCTGGGGGCAGGTCGCCTCGCTGAAGTCCGCCTACTCGAACGAGGTCCTCACCGAGTCCGGCGCCAAGTACCAGTTGTGGGCCGTCCCCGTCTCGCTGCGCGCCCGCAAGAAGGCCGCCCGGCGTGAGATGCGGGCGACCGCGCAGGCGCGGCGGGAGATGGGCCGGGACGAGGGGCGCGGCAGTGCGCTCGGGATGCGTGCGGGGCTGGGGCAGGGCCTTGGTGGAGGCCCGGTGCCGGACGGGCCCGTGCGGGCGGAGACCGACCGGATCATGGATGAGCTGCGGGGGCTGCACGAGGCGCGGCACCGGGCGGAGACGGCGCAGGGGGAGGTGACCGTTCGGTGGGCCTACGAGGTGGTCGCGCCGGCGGTTGCGGGGGCGCTGTTGGTGTTGATTCTGCTGGTGGTGGGCTGACGGGTCGGCTCCGGGGCCTGGTAGGGCCCGCCGGGGGCCGGTTCCGTCAGGGCCGGCCGGCCGGCTCGTCCAGCGGCCTCGTCGTCGTGGGTGACCCCGGAAAAATCTGTGGAGCCGGGGTGGTCCCCGCGCCTACGTTCGGGGGATGAGCGCTCGTACCTTCCGGGTCACCGTGCGTGGCGTCTTCGACGGGCTGAGCGCCGAGCAGCGGGCCGGGCTGCTGGAGCGTGCCGCTGAGCACGACGTGCTGCGCGCGGCCTTCACGCCCGAGGGCAACCTCACGTACGACGTGGCCGTACGGCCCGCCTTCACCTTCCGCTTCCTGGACTCCGGGGAGGCGGAGGAGGACATCCTCGAGGCGACCGAGCGGGCCGAGGAGGCCGCGCGGGCCTGGCTGGACCAGCGCGGGTACGGCTACAAGAACGTCAACTACCCGTCGCTAAAGCGACGGGCTTGCACAACGGGCGCCACTGGCTGTGGTTCTGCGTTTGCGTCCTGCCCCTCCGGCCGACTTCGCGGTGGGGCTGGGGCCGTTGACTGGGCCCCGCGTCGCCACAACTCCCACGCGCGGGCGCGGATGTTGCGGGAGCCGTTCCGGTCCGCGTGCGCAACGACGCCGCAGGACCGGCACGCGAACCAGGCCTGGGAGACCCGGTTCGCCCTGTCGATGTGACCGCACTCGGCACAGGTACGGGAGGTGTACGCCGGATCGACGTGCACGACCGGGACCCCGGCCTTGCGGGCCTTGTACGTGATGAACTGCCCCAGCTGGTGAAAGGACCAGCTGGTGTGGGCGGCCCGTTGGGGCTTCCTCAGCCGTACCCGCTCGCGGATGCCCGTGAGGTCTTCAAGGGCGATTCCCCGACCGGTGCGTTCAGCCTCGGCCACCACATGCTTCGCGATCTTGTGGTTGATGTCTTTGGCCCGCCGTGCTTCCTTACGGCGGCGCTTGTTCAGCCGCCGCCTCGCAGACGGCGTGTTCTTCTTCTGGAGCTTGGTGCGCAGGCCGCGCTCGCGGACCCGGGTCCGGTTGAGCTCACGCCCGGCCATGATCTCGCCGTCCGAGGTGGTGGCGATGTTCACAATGCCCAGGTCGATACCGAGGAAGTCCACCGGTTCGGTGTTCGGCTCGGCCTCGGGGATTTCGCAGGTGGCGTTCAGGAACCACATGCCGTCCCGGTGCACGAGATCGGACTCGCCCCTGCGGTACAGCGCGAGCGTGGCCAGCTGCTCGACAGATGCCGTGAAAGCCACGTTCTTCATCCGCCCGCCGGTGGTCCAGACCGACACCGTCCGCCCGGCGATCTGCCACGACAGCATCCGGTCGTCATAGGGCTGAGCACCAAAGGGGCGGAAGGCAACGGGCTTTTGCGTGGCGCGGCGGTAGCGCGCTGAGCCGGGACGACCCAGACGGCCCGCCCTCAGGTTCGCCTTCAGCGTGGCGTACGCGTCACAGGTCTTCTTGATCGTGTGCTGGGCCGCCTGAGCACCCAGGTTCCAACGCGACTTGACCTGGTCGTAGGTGAGCTTGCGCAGAGCGAAGTTCTTGAACTCCCCACGCTCGAAGGCGACCCCGCTCACCCAGGTGGCAGCCTCATTGCAGGCACGCAGGGTCGCCTCCAGAGCCGCCGCCTGCACGGCCGTCGGCAGCAGCCTGACCTGCACCACCAGCTTCACGATCAGCGATCGTAGACACCCGCACGACACCCCGCCACATGTTCCCCACCGCTCACCCCATCGAGTGACCCGTGCGCACCTTGTCCTGACGCGCCGGGTCCCGAGTGATACCCGGCCGCTACGCGGCCGGGCAGACACAGCGATACCGCGGCGCTCCGCGCCGCGAGCCCGAAGATGCGATTACTCCCGGAGCTGAAGCCCCGGGGTTCCTCGCAAGAACAGGCTGAAGTCATCGGCCGAGGATCTCTCCCAGGCGCCTCTGGGCAAGCGGCAGCGTCGTGAGGTTGCCCGGAAGAGTTCCTGAGTCTTCGTGGGTGCGGTTGTCGCTGGTGCGGTTGCCGCGGATTCGGTCAGATGCCTGCCGCCGTCGACAGGTCGCGCTTGATCGACTCCAGTAGGTCCGTCGCCTGTGCGCGGGCCGCGGGGAGGTCGGCGTGGGTCGCGACCGGGACCACGACCTCCAGGTAGCACTTCAGCTTCGGCTCCGTGCCGCTCGGGCGGACGATCACCCGGGCGCCGTCGAGGGTGTAGCGCAGGCCGTCGGTGGGCGGCAGGGTGTCCGTGCCCTGGGTGAGGTCGTCGGTGCGGGTGATCGGCAGGCCGGCGAGTCGGGTCGGGGGCTGTTCGCGCAGGCGGCGCATCGCGGCCGCGATGAGGGAGAGGTCCTCGACGCGGACCGAGAGCTGGTCCGTGGCGTGCAGGCCGTGTTCCACGGCCAGGTCGTCGAGGAGGTCGAGGAGGGTGCGGCCCTCCTCCTTGAGCTGCGAGGCCAGTTCGGTGATCAGGAGCGCTGCCGTGATGCCGTCCTTGTCGCGTACGCCGTCCGGGTCGACGCAGTAGCCGAGGGCCTCCTCGTAGCCGTAGCGCAGGCCCTCGGCGCGGGCGATCCACTTGAAGCCGGTGAGGGTCTCGACGTGGGGGAGGCCCGCCTTCTCGGCAATACGGCCGAGGAGGGAGGACGAGACGATCGACTCGGCGAAGGTGCCGGTCGCTCCGCGGCGGACCAGGTGGGCGGCGAGGAGGGCGCCGACCTCGTCGCCGCGGAGCATGCGCCAGTCGTCGCCCTCCTGCACGGCGACGGCGCAGCGGTCCGCGTCCGGGTCGTTGGCGATGATCAGGTCGGGGGCCGGGGTGGTCGCGCGGGCCTTCGCGAACGCCAGGTCCATCGCGCCGGGCTCCTCCGGGTTGGGGAACGCGACGGTCGGGAAGTCCGGGTCGGGCTCTGCCTGTTCCGTGACGAGGGCCGGTTCCGGGAAACCGGCGCGGGCGAAGGCGGCGAGGAGGACGTCCTTGCCTACGCCGTGCATCGCCGTGTACACCGTGCGGGCGGTGCGGGGGGAGTCCTTGGCGAGTACGGCGTCGGTGCGGGCGAGGTAGGCGTCGAGGACGCTGTCGTCGAGGGTCTCCCAGCCTTCGGTGGGGCGTCGGACGGTGGCCAGGGACGGGACGGCGGCGATCTCCGCCGCGATGTCGATGTCCGCCGGGGGGACGATCTGGGAGCCGTCGCCGAGGTAGACCTTGTAGCCGTTGTCGCGGGGCGGGTTGTGGCTGGCGGTGACCTCTACGCCGGCGACCGCGCCCAGGTGCCTTATCGCGAAGGCGAGGACGGGAGTGGGGAGGGGGCGGGGGAGGACGGCGGCGCGGAGGCCGGCGCCGGTCATGACGGCGGCGGTGTCGCGGGCGAAGTCGTGCGACTTGTGGCGGGCGTCGTAGCCGATGACGACGAGACCGGCACCTCCTTCCCTCTGAGGGGGACCCTGCTTCTTGAGGTAAGCGGCGAGGCCGGCGGCCGCGCGGATGACGACCGAGCTGTTCATGCGCATGGGGCCGGCGCCGAGTTCGCCGCGGAGGCCGGCGGTGCCGAACTGGAGGGTGCCGCTGAAGCGGGCGGCGAGTTCGGCGTGGTCCTGGGTGTCGATGAGGCGGGCGAGCTCGGTGCGGGTTTCCGGGTCGGGGTCCTCGGTGAGCCACGCCTGGGCCTGTGCGATGAGTTCGTCGTGCACGGTCTGTGTCAGCCTCTCCGATTGTGTTTTGCGGGGGGTGCCTGCGGCGGCCTGTGGCGGCCTGTGGGGGGCCGTGGGGGTTCGCGTAGCGCCTACGCGCGGGCTGTGGGTCGGGGCCGCGCCGGGGGGTGTCCGTCCTCGGAACGGCGCGAGGGGGTCGGATACCGACTAACCGTCCGTTGACGCGCCAACCGCTGCGGGCGGACACCCCCCGACACGTCCCCTTCTCGCCGTGGGCGGGTGCGGCTGCGTGGGACGCGCGGCTCGCCGCCCTACCCTGCGGGCCGCGGTCCCGCCTAGCTGCGGGCAGTCGTGCCGCTGGGGCGGCACGGGTGGGCGCAGCGGCATCCCGCTCCGCCGGGTTGCGGACCCACCCCACCCGAGCAGCGACGCCGAGTCGTTTACAGGCGTCCCAGGACCTGCGCGAGCAGTGAGCCCATCCTCGTCGCGGAGTCGCGGCCGGCCTGGAGGACCTCTTCGTGGTTGAGGGGCTCCCCGGTCATCCCCGCGGCCAGGTTCGTCACCAGGGAGATGCCCAGAACCTCCGCACCCGCCTCGCGCGCGGCGATCGCCTCCAGGACCGTCGACATGCCCACCAGGTCCGCCCCGATGACCCGGGCCATGCGGATCTCGGCCGGTGTCTCGTAGTGCGGGCCGGGGAACTGGGCGTAGACGCCCTCCTCCAGGGTGGGGTCGACCTCCTTGCACAGGGCCCGCAGGCGCGGGGAGTAGAGGTCGGTGAGGTCGACGAAGTTGGCGCCGATGATCGGGGACGTCGCCGTGAGGTTGATGTGGTCGCTGATCAGGACCGGCTGGCCGGGGCGCATGCCCTCGCGCAGGCCGCCGCAGCCGTTGGTGAGGACGATCGTCTTGCAGCCGGCCGACACGGCGGTGCGGACACCGTGGGCGACGGCTGCCACGCCGCGGCCCTCGTAGTAGTGCGTGCGGCCGAGGAAGACGAGGGCGCGCTTGTTGCCGATCCGGTACGAGCGGATCTTGCCTCCGTGGCCCTCGACCGCCGGCGGCGGGAAGCCGGGCAGCTCGGTGACCTGGAGCTCTGCCTCGGGGGCGCCGAGGGCGTCCACGGCCGGGGCCCAGCCGGAGCCCATCACGAGGGCGACGTCGTGGGTCTCGGCGCCCGTGAGTTCGCGCAGGCGGGCCGCGGCGGCGTCGGCGGCGGCGTGGGGGTCGCCCTGGATGTCGTCCGGAAGAAGAGATGCGTTCACGCCGACGAGGGTAGCCGGTGATTGCCTACGCGCGTAGATGGCGGAGCTCACGGGGCGGCGATCGTTGTCTTGTCGTTTCCGACGAAGTAAGGGTCAGCAGGGGCGCTTGCGGAGTTCCATCACATAGTCGTGGGGGGCGCCGGCCGATTCCGCCGCGTCGGCGATCTCGCCCAGGTTGCGGGCGGAGGGCAGGCCGCCCTCGTAGGCGTTGAGGGCGAAGGCCCACGCCTGCTCGTCACCCTCCAGGGTGTGGACCCGTACGCGCGTACGGCGGTAGATGTCGAGTCCCACGCCCTCCCAGCGGTCGAGCGACTCCTCGTCCATGGGGGCGATCTCGTACAGCGCCACGAAGACCTGGCAGACGGGGTCCTCGACGATCGTCGGCAGAGCGCCCTCCCAGCCCATGTGCTCGCCGCCGAAAGTCAGCCGCCACCCGTTCAGCCAGCCGGTGGCGCGCAGCGGCGAGTGCGGGGCGCGGCGGGACATCAGCCGCGCGTCGAGGTTGCCGGCGTACGCGGCGTAGAGCGACATGGGGAGAGCGTACGGCAGGTGCCCCGGGGTCACTCGCGTAACGGAGCCGCATCGGCGGCGGCCCCCGGGGCGGTGCCATGTTGATGGGTGCGGGACAATGGGGTACGTGACTCGGATCGTGATCATCGGTGGCGGACCCGGCGGATACGAAGCGGCGCTGGTGGCCGCTCAACTCGGCGCGGAGGTGACCGTCGTCGACTGCGACGGTCTGGGCGGGGCGTCGGTGCTCACCGACTGCGTGCCGTCGAAGACCCTGATCGCCACGGCCGAGGTGATGACCACCTTCGACTCCTCGTACGAGGAGCTGGGAATCATCGTCGCGGACGACACCCCACCTCTGGAGCAGAGTGCCCGGGTGGTCGGGGTCGACCTGGGGAAGGTCAACCGGCGTGTGAAGCGGCTCGCGCTCGCCCAGTCGCACGACATCACGGCCTCCGTGACGCGTGCCGGGGCGCGTGTCCTGCGCGGGCGCGGGCGGCTGGAGGGCATGCAGGCGCTCGACGGGTCGCGGAAGGTCGTGGTGCGCGCCGCCGACGGGAGTGAAGAGACCCTCACGGCCGACGCGGTGCTCATCGCCACCGGCGGGCACCCCCGTGAGCTGCCCGACGCCCTGCCGGACGGTGAGCGGATCCTGAACTGGACCCAGGTCTACGACCTCGACGAGCTCCCCGAGGAGCTGATCGTGGTCGGGTCGGGTGTGACCGGTGCCGAGTTCGCCGGCGCCTATCAGGCGCTGGGGTCGAGGGTGACGCTCGTGTCGTCGCGGGACCGGGTGCTGCCCGGTGAGGACCCGGACGCGGCCGCCGTGCTGGAGGAGGTCTTCCGGCGGCGCGGAATGAACGTCATGGGGCGTACCCGGGCGCAGTCCGCCAAGCGGGTCGGGGACCGGGTCGAGGTGACCCTCTCCGACGGGCGGGTCATCACCGGGTCGCACTGCCTCATGGCCGTCGGTGCCGTTCCGAACAGCTCGGGCATGGGGCTGGAGGAGGCCGGGGTCCGGCTGCGCGAGTCCGGTCACATCTGGACCGACAAGGTGTCGCGTACGACCGCCCCGGGCGTGTACGCGGCCGGTGACGTGACGGGCGTGTTCGCCCTCGCCTCCGTGGCCGCCATGCAGGGACGTATCGCCATGTACCACTTCCTGGGCGATGCCGTGGCCCCGCTGAACCTGAAGACCGTCTCGTCGAACGTCTTCACCGACCCGGAGATCGCCACCGTCGGCTACACCCAGGCCGATGTCGACGGCGGGAAGATCGACGCCCGGGTCGTGAAGCTGCCGCTGCTGCGCAACCCGCGCGCGAAGATGCAGGGCATCCGCGACGGCTTCGTCAAGATCTTCTGCCGGCCGGGGACCGGGATCGTGGTCGGCGGTGTGGTCGTGGCGCCGCGTGCCTCGGAACTGATCCACCCCATCTCGATCGCGGTCGACAACAATCTGACAGTCGAACAGATTGCGAACGCCTTCACCGTCTATCCCTCGTTGTCGGGCTCGATCGCCGAAGTGGCACGGCAGTTGCACACCCGGAAGGACACCGGCGAGGGCTGAGACCGGATCCGGCTCCTCGCTGGTCACGGGCCGTGTTCGACCATGCGCACGGCATAGGCGGGCGGACTAGGCCCTATACCACTTCCCGCAGCTCCGTGCGAACATCTTCTGCTATTCAGCGCAAACTGCTGAAAGCAGACGGTCGCTGGCGTTACTGTCAGTTTCGTGTTCGCTGCAGAACGTCGCCAATTGATCCTCGAAATGGTGCGAGCGAACGGGGCCGTGTCGCTCCGTGAGCTCGCCCGCGTCGTCCAGACCTCCGAAGTGACCGTACGGCGGGA
The genomic region above belongs to Streptomyces coeruleorubidus and contains:
- the deoC gene encoding deoxyribose-phosphate aldolase, with amino-acid sequence MPSSALTAAHPLKDVTASDSALRRFLHGLPGVDAVGLEGRAASLGTRSIKTTAKAYAIDLAISMVDLTTLEGADTPGKVRALGAKAVRPDPTDRTTPTTAAVCVYPDMVAVAKEAVAGSGVKVASVATAFPAGRAPLTVKLADVREAVTAGADEIDMVIDRGAFLAGRYLKVYDEIIAVKEACGTSARLKVIFETGELSTYDNIRRASWLGMLAGADFIKTSTGKVAVNATPANTLLMLEAVRDFRAQTGIQVGVKPAGGIRTSKDAIKFLVLVNETAGGDWLDNHWFRFGASSLLNDLLMQRQKLATGRYSGPDYVTVD
- a CDS encoding PH domain-containing protein codes for the protein MTSPESQSPAPQPPEPESKDRVYRSVPAIAGGVLLLAIAGWLGIDAVISGEGRTPWMALAVLILIVPLVVAFTLRPAVYAGDDRLRIRNPFRVIVLPWGQVASLKSAYSNEVLTESGAKYQLWAVPVSLRARKKAARREMRATAQARREMGRDEGRGSALGMRAGLGQGLGGGPVPDGPVRAETDRIMDELRGLHEARHRAETAQGEVTVRWAYEVVAPAVAGALLVLILLVVG
- a CDS encoding RNA-guided endonuclease InsQ/TnpB family protein — encoded protein: MKLVVQVRLLPTAVQAAALEATLRACNEAATWVSGVAFERGEFKNFALRKLTYDQVKSRWNLGAQAAQHTIKKTCDAYATLKANLRAGRLGRPGSARYRRATQKPVAFRPFGAQPYDDRMLSWQIAGRTVSVWTTGGRMKNVAFTASVEQLATLALYRRGESDLVHRDGMWFLNATCEIPEAEPNTEPVDFLGIDLGIVNIATTSDGEIMAGRELNRTRVRERGLRTKLQKKNTPSARRRLNKRRRKEARRAKDINHKIAKHVVAEAERTGRGIALEDLTGIRERVRLRKPQRAAHTSWSFHQLGQFITYKARKAGVPVVHVDPAYTSRTCAECGHIDRANRVSQAWFACRSCGVVAHADRNGSRNIRARAWELWRRGAQSTAPAPPRSRPEGQDANAEPQPVAPVVQARRFSDG
- a CDS encoding phospho-sugar mutase, with translation MHDELIAQAQAWLTEDPDPETRTELARLIDTQDHAELAARFSGTLQFGTAGLRGELGAGPMRMNSSVVIRAAAGLAAYLKKQGPPQREGGAGLVVIGYDARHKSHDFARDTAAVMTGAGLRAAVLPRPLPTPVLAFAIRHLGAVAGVEVTASHNPPRDNGYKVYLGDGSQIVPPADIDIAAEIAAVPSLATVRRPTEGWETLDDSVLDAYLARTDAVLAKDSPRTARTVYTAMHGVGKDVLLAAFARAGFPEPALVTEQAEPDPDFPTVAFPNPEEPGAMDLAFAKARATTPAPDLIIANDPDADRCAVAVQEGDDWRMLRGDEVGALLAAHLVRRGATGTFAESIVSSSLLGRIAEKAGLPHVETLTGFKWIARAEGLRYGYEEALGYCVDPDGVRDKDGITAALLITELASQLKEEGRTLLDLLDDLAVEHGLHATDQLSVRVEDLSLIAAAMRRLREQPPTRLAGLPITRTDDLTQGTDTLPPTDGLRYTLDGARVIVRPSGTEPKLKCYLEVVVPVATHADLPAARAQATDLLESIKRDLSTAAGI
- a CDS encoding purine-nucleoside phosphorylase, with the translated sequence MNASLLPDDIQGDPHAAADAAAARLRELTGAETHDVALVMGSGWAPAVDALGAPEAELQVTELPGFPPPAVEGHGGKIRSYRIGNKRALVFLGRTHYYEGRGVAAVAHGVRTAVSAGCKTIVLTNGCGGLREGMRPGQPVLISDHINLTATSPIIGANFVDLTDLYSPRLRALCKEVDPTLEEGVYAQFPGPHYETPAEIRMARVIGADLVGMSTVLEAIAAREAGAEVLGISLVTNLAAGMTGEPLNHEEVLQAGRDSATRMGSLLAQVLGRL
- a CDS encoding gamma-glutamylcyclotransferase, which produces MSLYAAYAGNLDARLMSRRAPHSPLRATGWLNGWRLTFGGEHMGWEGALPTIVEDPVCQVFVALYEIAPMDEESLDRWEGVGLDIYRRTRVRVHTLEGDEQAWAFALNAYEGGLPSARNLGEIADAAESAGAPHDYVMELRKRPC
- a CDS encoding NAD(P)H-quinone dehydrogenase, with protein sequence MGYVTRIVIIGGGPGGYEAALVAAQLGAEVTVVDCDGLGGASVLTDCVPSKTLIATAEVMTTFDSSYEELGIIVADDTPPLEQSARVVGVDLGKVNRRVKRLALAQSHDITASVTRAGARVLRGRGRLEGMQALDGSRKVVVRAADGSEETLTADAVLIATGGHPRELPDALPDGERILNWTQVYDLDELPEELIVVGSGVTGAEFAGAYQALGSRVTLVSSRDRVLPGEDPDAAAVLEEVFRRRGMNVMGRTRAQSAKRVGDRVEVTLSDGRVITGSHCLMAVGAVPNSSGMGLEEAGVRLRESGHIWTDKVSRTTAPGVYAAGDVTGVFALASVAAMQGRIAMYHFLGDAVAPLNLKTVSSNVFTDPEIATVGYTQADVDGGKIDARVVKLPLLRNPRAKMQGIRDGFVKIFCRPGTGIVVGGVVVAPRASELIHPISIAVDNNLTVEQIANAFTVYPSLSGSIAEVARQLHTRKDTGEG